Proteins found in one Chaetodon auriga isolate fChaAug3 chromosome 12, fChaAug3.hap1, whole genome shotgun sequence genomic segment:
- the c1ql3b gene encoding complement C1q-like protein 3b — protein sequence MIATGVCGVALVLVLVVLIPVMVNTAGTPARYEMLGSCQMVCDSHGTAATATAKATSPIKDNRLVQSLPTFIQGPQGEPGRVGRMGPRGPGGEPGPPGPAGPPGERGSPGPPGPPGAPGANGPNGAISAATYNTVPKIAFYAGLKKQHEGYEVLKFDDVVTNLGNHYDPSTGKFTCSIPGIYFFVYHVLMRGGDGTSMWADLCKNNQVRASAIAQDADQNYDYASNSVVLHLEPGDEIYIKLDGGKAHGGNNNKYSTFSGFMLYAD from the exons ATGATCGCAACTGGTGTTTGTGGCGTCGCGCTGGTGCTGGTGTTGGTGGTTCTGATCCCGGTCATGGTGAACACCGCCGGGACACCCGCCCGCTATGAGATGCTCGGATCCTGTCAAATGGTGTGCGACTCCCATGGGACCGCGGCCACGGCCACGGCGAAGGCGACCAGCCCGATCAAAGACAACCGCCTGGTTCAGTCGCTTCCGACGTTCATCCAAGGTCCACAAGGAGAGCCGGGGCGCGTCGGGAGGATGGGTCCGAGGGGTCCTGGTGGCGAACCCGGACCACCTGGACCCGCTGGTCCACCCGGAGAGAGAGGGTCGCCGGGCCCTCCTGGTCCACCGGGAGCACCCGGAGCAAATGGGCCCAACGGTGCAATCAGCGCTGCCACTTACAACACAGTCCCAAAGATTGCGTTTTATGCAGGACTGAAAAAGCAGCATGAGGGATATGAAGTGCTGAAATTCGACGACGTAGTCACAAATCTTGGCAACCACTATGATCCATCTACAGGGAAATTCACCTGCTCAATACCGGGGATTTACTTCTTTGTTTACCATGTGCTGATGCGAGGCGGAGATGGAACCAGCATGTGGGCTGATCTCTGTAAAAACAACCAG GTGCGAGCCAGTGCCATCGCCCAAGACGCCGACCAGAACTACGACTACGCCAGCAACAGCGTTGTCCTTCACCTCGAGCCCGGGGACGAGATTTACATTAAACTGGACGGCGGAAAGGCGCACGggggcaacaacaacaagtacAGCACCTTCTCCGGCTTCATGTTGTACGCTGATTGA
- the pter gene encoding N-acetyltaurine hydrolase produces the protein MSKLSGKVQTVLGLVDPDQLGRTMTHEHLTMSFECCYFPPPPGDEAVAENPFQMQHMHWLRQNPYSSHENLLLLQETTAVRDELLAYRKAGGGTIVENTTTGIDRDLRTLKQLAKDTGVHIVAGAGYYVDCTHTEATKKKSVEKLTDIIISEVLHGADGTDIRCGVIGEIGTGWPITESEVKVLRATAHAQTQLGCPVIIHPGRNPAAPAEVVRILQEAGGDISKTVMSHLDRTIFDDGELLEFAKLGSYLEYDLFGTEMLNYPYDLEVDMPSDSQRVRTLAFLVKEGYEDKIVVAHDIHTKNRLTKYGGHGYSHILKNIVPKMLIRGISQHQVDKILIDNPKRWLTFK, from the exons ATGTCAAAGCTGAGTGGGAAGGTCCAGACCGTGCTGGGTCTGGTAGATCCGGACCAGCTGGGCCGCACCATGACCCACGAGCACCTGACCATGAGCTTTGAGTGCTGCTACTTCCCCCCACCTCCTGGTGACGAGGCGGTGGCGGAGAACCCGTTCCAGATGCAGCACATGCACTGGCTGAGACAGAACCCCTACAGCTCCCACgagaacctgctgctgctgcaggagaccACCGCCGTGCGGGACGAGCTGCTGGCCTACAGGAAGGCCGGCGGGGGAACCATCGTGGAGAACACCACCACTGGCATCGACCGGGACCTGCGCACCCTCAAGCAGCTGGCCAAGGACACTGGGGTCCACATCGTGGCAGGAGCAGGGTACTATGTGGACTGCACCCACACCGAGGCCACCAAGAAAAAGAGTGTGGAGAAG CTCACggacatcatcatcagtgaggTGCTTCACGGCGCCGACGGTACGGACATCCGCTGTGGCGTGATCGGGGAGATCGGCACCGGCTGGCCCATCACGGAGAGCGAGGTGAAGGTGCTGAGGGCCACGGCTCACGCTCAGACCCAGCTCGGCTGCCCCGTCATCATCCATCCCGGGAGGAACCCCGCCGCTCCCGCTGAGGTCGTCCGCATTCTGCAGGAGGCCGGTGGCGACATCAGCAAAACTGTCATGTCACACCTGGACAG GACTATATTTGATGATGGTGAACTGCTCGAGTTTGCCAAGCTGGGCAGTTACCTGGAGTATGACCTGTTTGGAACAGAGATGCTGAACTACCCGTACGACCTGGAGGTGGACATGCCCAGCGACAGCCAGAGAGTCAGGAC CCTGGCGTTCCTTGTGAAGGAGGGCTACGAGGACAAGATTGTGGTCGCGCACGACATCCACACCAAGAACCGTCTGACCAAGTACGGCGGCCACGGCTACTCTCACATCCTGAAGAACATTGTGCCGAAGATGCTGATAAGGGGCATCTCGCAGCACCAGGTGGACAAGATCCTCATCGACAACCCCAAACGCTGGCTCACCTTCAAATAA
- the gpt gene encoding alanine aminotransferase 2-like isoform X4, with protein MKKPFAEVIKANIGDAHAMGQQPITFFRQVLALCSYPELLNDSTFPEDAKSRARRILQSCGGNSMGAYSASQGIDSVRHDVARYIERRDGGVPCDPDNIYLTTGASDGIVTMLKLLVCGEGATRTGVMISIPQYPLYSAALAELGAVQINYYLNEEKCWSLDNSELQRSVDEARRHCNPRALCIINPGNPTGQVQSRQCIEDVIRFAAKERLFLMADEVYQDNVYADGCQFHSFKKVLFEMGPEYSNTVELASFHSTSKCYMGECGFRGGYMEIINMDDEVKAQLTKLVSVRLCPPVPGQALMDLVVNPPQPGEPSYDNFIKERTATLSALAEKAKLTEQVLNTVEGIRCNPVQGAMYSFPCITIPEKAIKEATDNGQQPDMFYCMKMLEETGICLVPGSGFGQRDGSYHFRMTILPPKDKLEILLNKVKEFHHKFTQQYS; from the exons ACATCGGTGATGCGCATGCTATGGGCCAGCAGCCAATCACTTTCTTCCGACAG GTCTTGGCGCTCTGCTCCTACCCTGAACTGCTGAATGACAGCACATTCCCAGAGGATGCTAAAAGTAGAGCACGACGCATTCTGCAGTCCTGCGGAGGCAACAGTATGg GCGCCTACAGTGCCAGTCAGGGCATAGACTCTGTGCGTCACGATGTGGCCCGCTACATTGAGCGAAGGGATGGCGGCGTGCCCTGCGACCCAGACAACATTTACCTCACCACAGGGGCCAGCGACGGCATCGTG ACCAtgctgaagctgctggtgtgtggCGAAGGCGCGACCCGCACCGGCGTCATGATCTCCATACCTCAGTATCCCCTGTACTCGGCCGCGCTGGCCGAACTGGGCGCCGTGCAGATCAACTACTACCTTAATGAGGAAAAGTGCTGGAGTCTGGACAACAGCGAGCTGCAGCGCTCTGTGGATGAGGCCCGGCGCCACTGCAACCCCCGAGCCCTGTGCATCATCAACCCTGGAAACCCCACTG GTCAGGTTCAGAGCAGACAGTGCATCGAGGATGTGATCCGATTTGCAGCAAAGGAGCGTCTCTTCCTCATGGCTGATGAG GTGTACCAGGATAACGTGTACGCCGATGGCTGTCAGTTCCACTCCTTTAAGAAGGTCCTGTTTGAGATGGGGCCAGAGTACTCAAACACGGTGGAGCTGGCATCTTTCCACTCTACCTCCAAGTGTTACATGGGAGA GTGTGGCTTCCGCGGAGGCTACATGGAGATCATCAACATGGACGATGAGGTGAAGGCCCAGCTGACCAAGCTggtgtctgtccgtctgtgtccTCCCGTTCCTGGACAGGCTCTGATGGACCTGGTGGTCAACCCTCCGCAGCCTGGAGAACCCTCGTACGACAACTTCATCAAG gaGCGCACAGCCACCTTAAGTGCCTTAGCAGAGAAGGCCAAGCTTACGGAGCAGGTTCTCAATACTGTGGAAGGCATCAGGTGCAATCCTGTGCAGGGTGCCATGTACTCCTTCCCTTGCATAACCATCCCTGAAAAGGCCATCAAAGAGGCCACG GACAACGGTCAGCAGCCAGATatgttttactgcatgaagATGCTGGAGGAGACGGGGATCTGCCTCGTACCTGGGAGCGGCTTTGGCCAGAGGGACGGAAGCTACCACTTCAG aATGACCATCCTGCCACCGAAAGACAAGCTGGAGATCCTGCTGAACAAAGTCAAGGAGTTCCACCACAAGTTCACTCAGCAGTATTCTTAA